The following are encoded in a window of Torulaspora globosa chromosome 4, complete sequence genomic DNA:
- the CEX1 gene encoding COPI-interacting protein CEX1 (ancestral locus Anc_2.165): MSFINLFKSLSNFQFPYTLEEKPVYESNLWQAFNGLRKSDSLPITAFKAIRSPQNESLIANAIHKSKVLKIPGLCGVLEIFDSDPQSTFIITERVIPFPWDEIASLRRNAESLELGIYQIMTTLQFLDSFVLGTIGKGSIFIDSKGQWLLFGLELCARVTEIDDPDQFLDRVSAYSSLVGNSSPSERNYRKIDAIQLSSLISQIFGGRTMVPKDWQTSLQALAAGKSTIRSFMNKLQSTETWKLNPLIEVYQHLKELHIKEPQEKLVAMTHLQNSFFENRDLYHNSSPNFLEGLIIPEITDIIKWLITNQGNVASAVARIIPLLATFLDVSVVKGYFPDNSKQLIYDSFGLTDRQIRFLLLIYLPKISKHLNKNEISAKIYPHFIQGMADSDKTLRLQTLKSIPTIVPFITERQLNNELLRYLAKTQVDVDVEIRTWTVIIITQISTLLSKSSGNRSNILATAYTKSLKDPVTKPRLAALHGLAKSIDLFDVSTIANKILTVIAPGLLDKDPLVRRKAKNLFQIYLDKLENEAKALQEISTNEFDAEDIDFDQYGEVDENADDSELVKQFMDTLMLTAMPELTLEQTKTAQEDEWRINGERTQDAGWDGLHSDNGRDFTNAKPANGANATPVAVETFWNDELNQDLDEDAWDDQNFWDEDAAIQENEASIPTMTNVPKTATNTTKRSANSMISSKSRAHRLKSTVNSTRPQKGKPAERKAIDDEEDDDAWIGEW, encoded by the coding sequence ATGAGTTTCATTAACCTGTTTAAATCGCTATCGAACTTCCAGTTTCCGTATACtctggaagagaagccGGTTTATGAGAGCAACCTGTGGCAAGCTTTCAATGGTTTACGAAAGTCAGATTCGTTGCCGATCACTGCTTTTAAAGCCATCAGATCACCGCAGAATGAGTCGTTAATTGCCAATGCCATTCATAAATCGAaggttttgaagattccTGGGCTTTGTGGCGTTTTGGAGATCTTTGACTCTGATCCACAATCGACGTTCATCATCACTGAACGTGTCATACCGTTTCCTTGGGACGAGATTGCATCTCTGCGAAGAAATGCAGAGTCGTTGGAACTGGGAATCTATCAGATCATGACCACTTTGCAGTTCTTGGACTCCTTTGTGCTTGGGACAATAGGCAAAGGAtccatcttcatcgactCTAAAGGGCAGTGGTTACTGTTTGGGCTTGAACTGTGTGCCAGAGTTACCGAAATAGATGATCCAGATCAGTTCTTGGATAGAGTCTCTGCTTATTCAAGTCTTGTTGGAAACTCTAGTCCGTCGGAGAGAAATTACAGAAAAATTGACGCCATACAGTTGAGCAGTCTAATCAGCCAGATCTTTGGTGGGAGAACCATGGTGCCCAAGGATTGGCAGACGTCATTGCAGGCTTTGGCCGCGGGGAAATCAACTATTAGAAGCTTCATGAACAAATTACAGTCCACGGAGACGTGGAAATTGAACCCTTTGATCGAAGTTTATCAGcatctgaaagagcttcaTATCAAGGAGCCACAGGAAAAATTGGTCGCAATGACACATCTGCAAAActccttctttgaaaacAGAGATTTATACCACAACTCATCgccaaacttcttggaaGGTTTGATCATTCCGGAGATTACCGATATTATCAAGTGGCTCATCACAAACCAGGGAAACGTGGCCTCCGCAGTAGCGAGAATCATCCCGCTTCTAGCCACTTTCCTCGATGTTAGCGTTGTGAAAGGATACTTTCCTGATAACTCGAAGCAACTAATTTATGACAGTTTCGGATTAACCGATAGACAAATAAGGTTCCTATTGCTGATCTACTTGCCTAAGATCAGCAAGCATTTGAATAAAAATGAGATTTCTGCCAAAATTTATCCACACTTTATTCAAGGTATGGCCGATTCCGACAAAACATTGCGTTTACAAACGCTGAAAAGTATTCCCACTATTGTACCGTTTATCACCGAACGGCAGCTAAACAATGAACTTTTGAGATATTTGGCAAAAACTCAAGTCGATGTTGACGTTGAGATCCGAACTTGGACCGTAATAATTATAACGCAAATTTCAACGCTGCTTTCTAAGTCCTCAGGAAACAGGTCTAATATTTTAGCCACTGCTTATACGAAATCCTTGAAAGATCCTGTAACGAAGCCTAGGTTGGCCGCACTGCATGGACTAGCTAAATCTatcgatcttttcgacGTCAGCACCATTGCCAATAAGATCTTAACTGTCATCGCTCCAGGATTACTAGATAAAGACCCGCTTGTGCGACGTAAAGCCAAAAATCTGTTCCAAATATATCTGGATAaattggaaaatgaagcaaaggctcttcaagaaatcagCACTAACGAGTTCGATGCAGAGGACATCGATTTTGACCAGTATGGCGAAGTAGATGAAAATGCGGATGACTCTGAGCTCGTGAAACAGTTCATGGACACGTTAATGCTCACTGCGATGCCAGAACTAACTCTTGAGCAGACAAAGActgctcaagaagatgagTGGAGAATCaatggagaaagaacaCAAGACGCTGGGTGGGATGGCTTACATAGTGACAATGGAAGGGACTTTACCAATGCAAAGCCAGCGAATGGTGCGAATGCAACACCTGTTGCGGTCGAAACATTTTGGAACGACGAGTTGAATCAAGACTTGGATGAGGATGCGTGGGACGATCAAAATTTCTGGGATGAAGATGCAGCAATCCAAGAGAACGAGGCGTCTATTCCAACTATGACGAACGTACCCAAAACGGCCACAAACACTACTAAAAGATCGGCCAACAGtatgatatcttcaaagtctAGGGCCCATCGCTTGAAAAGCACCGTGAACTCAACGAGACCGCAGAAAGGAAAACCTGCAGAGCGAAAAGCCATCGATGACGAGGAGGACGACGATGCGTGGATCGGTGAATGGTAA
- the DBP2 gene encoding DEAD-box ATP-dependent RNA helicase DBP2 (ancestral locus Anc_2.164), protein MSRDSQFNRSNYNSRGGDFRGGRGSDRNSYNRDRNGYDGYQNSRPFQQGPQELVRPNWEEELPNLPTFEKNFYVEHENVGNRSDEEVAQFRRENEMTISGHDIPKPITTFDEAGFPEYVLKEVKAEGFDKPTGIQCQGWPMALSGRDMIGVAATGSGKTLSYCLPAIVHINAQPLLAPGDGPIVLVLAPTRELAVQIQKECSKFGRSSRIRNTCVYGGVPRGQQIRDLTRGAEIVIATPGRLIDMLEIGKTNLKRVTYLVLDEADRMLDMGFEPQIRKIVDQIRPDRQTLMWSATWPKEVKQLASDYLNDPIQVQIGSLELAASHNITQVVEVVTDFEKRDRLAKHLDIASQDKESKILVFASTKRTCDEITKYLRDDGWPALAIHGDKDQRERDWVLNEFRTGRSPIMVATDVAARGIGMFFFRLHFFSTTTNCITFELATECWCFTGILIICYCTVSEFAFSLCTNDKHAVGLRRSYVTDKFLGLKFHG, encoded by the coding sequence ATGTCTAGAGATTCGCAATTCAATAGATCGAACTATAACTCCCGCGGTGGTGATTTCCGTGGCGGTAGAGGGTCGGACAGGAACTCTTACAATAGGGACCGGAACGGTTACGATGGTTACCAGAACAGCAGACCTTTCCAGCAGGGTCCTCAGGAGCTGGTGAGACCGAATTGGGAGGAGGAGTTGCCTAATCTGCCCACTTTTGAGAAGAACTTCTATGTGGAACACGAGAATGTGGGCAACAGGTCGGACGAGGAAGTGGCACAGTTCAGAAGGGAGAACGAGATGACGATCTCCGGTCACGATATCCCCAAGCCTATCACTACTTTCGACGAAGCGGGATTTCCCGAGTATGTGTTGAAAGAAGTCAAGGCGGAAGGGTTTGACAAGCCTACGGGAATCCAGTGTCAGGGTTGGCCTATGGCGTTGTCCGGTAGGGATATGATCGGTGTCGCGGCTACTGGTTCTGGTAAGACCCTGTCGTACTGTTTGCCTGCTATTGTTCATATCAACGCGCAGCCGCTTCTTGCGCCAGGTGACGGCCCAATCGTGTTGGTGCTAGCGCCAACTAGAGAGTTGGCAGTCCAGATCCAGAAGGAGTGTTCCAAGTTCGGCAGGTCTTCTAGAATCAGAAACACCTGTGTCTACGGTGGTGTTCCTCGTGGGCAACAGATCAGAGATCTGACCCGTGGTGCAGAGATCGTGATCGCCACGCCGGGCAGACTGATCGACATGTTGGAGATCGGTAAGACCAACTTGAAGCGAGTCACCTATCTGGTGCTCGACGAGGCTGACAGAATGCTGGATATGGGTTTCGAGCCGCAGATTAGGAAAATTGTGGATCAGATCAGGCCAGATAGACAAACTCTGATGTGGTCCGCCACTTGGCCTAAGGAAGTGAAGCAGCTGGCCAGCGACTACCTGAACGATCCAATTCAGGTTCAGATCGGTTCGTTGGAGCTGGCTGCTTCTCACAACATCACCCAGGTCGTCGAAGTGGTTACCGACTTCGAAAAGAGAGATCGTCTCGCCAAGCACTTGGACATCGCCTCCCAGGACAAAGAATCCAAGATTCTGGTCTTTGCCTCCACGAAGAGAACTTGCGATGAGATTACCAAATATCTAAGAGATGATGGTTGGCCTGCATTGGCTATTCACGGTGACAAGGACCAAAGAGAGCGTGATTGGGTCTTGAACGAGTTTAGAACTGGTAGATCGCCAATCATGGTGGCTACCGATGTCGCCGCTAGAGGGATTGGTATGTTTTTTTTTCGTcttcattttttttcaactaCTACTAATTGTATCACTTTTGAACTAGCAACAGAGTGTTGGTGTTTTACAGGCATATTGATCATATGCTATTGCACAGTATCGGAATTTGCTTTTTCTCTCTGCACAAATGACAAGCATGCTGTTGGTCTACGGAGGAGTTATGTGACAGATAAATTTCTGGGTTTGAAGTTCCATGGTTGA
- the TRS33 gene encoding Trs33p (ancestral locus Anc_2.160), translating into MVAGSRTQPSSEQDGMSEQERLQHQLQIFQDSLPKVNQLAYQMLLNEMVPLAVSVENRLAQTEHVNNSETIDSSGDKDTVSEMVRDLHISPKLDLPSHKLCLQLYEAEEERKKRILERLRSMGFQTGNKLSELLVFSNNPNLTFKDMDLLAIMKFICRDVWKQMFGKQIDNLKTNHRGTFYLFDYEYRPIQPFALDDQSTEKELEMVKPFLEIPVGVIKGVLSSLGYKQEQVVCLASYIDRPADRPKSTFPKGISFHVQVNK; encoded by the coding sequence ATGGTTGCAGGTTCACGGACACAGCCCAgttctgaacaagatgGGATGTCTGAACAGGAGCGTTTGCAGCATCAACTACAAATCTTTCAGGATTCTCTACCAAAGGTCAACCAGTTAGCATATCAAATGCTCCTAAATGAGATGGTACCGCTTGCAGTGTCTGTGGAAAACCGGCTGGCACAGACAGAGCATGTTAACAATTCCGAGACGATCGACAGTTCTGGTGATAAAGATACAGTAAGTGAGATGGTCAGAGACCTACACATAAGCCCTAAATTGGACCTGCCTTCACACAAGCTATGTCTTCAGCTATACgaagctgaggaagaaagaaagaagaggatcTTGGAAAGGTTGCGGAGCATGGGATTTCAAACAGGTAATAAGCTTTCCGAACTGCTTGTATTCAGTAATAACCCTAATTTGACATTCAAAGACATGGATCTACTAGCCATAATGAAATTCATTTGCCGCGATGTGTGGAAGCAAATGTTTGGCAAACAGATAGATAATTTGAAAACGAATCATAGAGGTACTTTCTATCTCTTCGATTACGAATACAGACCGATTCAGCCATTTGCCTTGGACGATCAGTCTACGGAAAAGGAGTTGGAAATGGTGAAGCCTTTTTTGGAGATACCAGTGGGTGTTATAAAAGGTGTTCTGTCATCGTTAGGCTATAAACAGGAGCAAGTTGTATGCTTGGCTTCGTACATCGACAGGCCTGCCGATCGTCCAAAGTCCACATTCCCAAAAGGGATCAGCTTCCACGTTCAAGTGAACAAATAG
- the RPC19 gene encoding DNA-directed RNA polymerase core subunit RPC19 (ancestral locus Anc_2.163), with amino-acid sequence MAEEETQPRKNDEAAADAAAEEVEDQEDDLDREKIKLLPQATSEDGTCASFQITEEDHTLGNALRYMIMKNPEVEFCGYSIPHPSENLLNLRIQTYGGCTAVEALQKGLADLMDLCDVVEDKFTQRIREL; translated from the coding sequence atggctgaagaagagacacAACCGCGCAAGAACGACGAGGCAGCCGCGGACGCGGCTGCCGAAGAGGTCGAGGACCAAGAGGACGACCTCGACAGAGAAAAGATAAAATTGCTGCCCCAGGCAACGTCGGAAGACGGTACTTGCGCGTCGTTCCAGATCACAGAAGAGGACCACACGCTTGGCAACGCTCTACGCTACATGATTATGAAGAACCCCGAAGTCGAATTTTGCGGCTACTCGATCCCGCATCCTTCGGAAAACCTGCTGAACCTAAGAATACAGACCTACGGCGGGTGCACCGCAGTGGAAGCGCTCCAGAAGGGCCTCGCAGACCTGATGGACCTCTGCGATGTGGTCGAGGACAAGTTCACGCAGCGGATTCGAGAATTGTAG
- the BZZ1 gene encoding Bzz1p (ancestral locus Anc_2.159), with amino-acid sequence MSTKLSIGNEIKDSYKETHKWVQNNVKWLKDIEQFYRERAKLEREYSEKLGGLAKEFLNRKSKISVSLTVGDTPSTTPGSLEAASVVAWNEVLSQTEMICKDRGQLADDFERQTAEQLAGLYAKLDMTLTKISGFNEEIVNKRGNIEQELERAKKKYDEVCASMEMARNKNTKSSNERTQRKMDQKESEMNVAKNDYLIKINQSNRVKDKYYFQDIPEVLDLLQDLNESRIAFLNDIWRSAKDFEVAAGQRVYERLKTADTVVSQNLPSLSTAIFIKHNLKQWKEPNDFRFEPSPVWHDDEKFVVPTETELTDLKIKLAKAEKAYGELQDLTQSEMSKLSTLNQRKKEIKANEDKIDSQAFYETLKNYLSVVTPFTSHETLKLQAEVQIESIQNNVPEKFDLSTNDIDLSKLKKKSGLFNKLKHNLLPEPVSKPNHRFGLFGNNSEKRNSAVQSFDTDAASVSSSASLSTSHTNHTTLNKNKVLYTYSKQDSDEISISVGDSISLEAPDTGSGWTRIKNETTGEIGLVPTTYIVIKEAGTLNKSKEAPKVPPPRRTTLPTRTMEAQYDYAAQGDDELSINVSDVIKVIKGDDGSGWTYGELNGRKGLFPTSYCK; translated from the coding sequence ATGAGCACCAAGCTGTCAATTGGCAATGAAATCAAGGATTCATACAAGGAAACTCATAAATGGGTTCAGAACAACGTGAAATGGTTGAAAGATATAGAACAGTTCTATCGTGAAAGGGCTAAGTTAGAAAGAGAGTACAGTGAGAAACTTGGCGGATTAGCTaaggagtttttgaacCGAAAGAGTAAAATATCCGTCTCATTAACTGTTGGCGATACTCCTTCCACCACTCCAGGATCTCTCGAAGCAGCGAGTGTTGTTGCTTGGAATGAGGTGCTATCGCAAACCGAAATGATTTGTAAGGACCGCGGTCAATTGGCAGACGACTTTGAGCGTCAAACCGCAGAGCAACTGGCCGGATTATATGCGAAGCTCGACATGACCCTCACCAAAATCTCTGGATTCAATGAAGAGATTGTGAACAAACGCGGTAATATTGAACAAGAGCTTGAGagagccaagaagaaatatgaTGAAGTTTGTGCAAGTATGGAAATGGCTAGGAACAAAAACACAAAATCCTCAAATGAACGTACCCAGCGCAAGATGGATCAGAAGGAATCAGAAATGAATGTTGCCAAAAATGATTATCtcatcaaaatcaaccAGTCGAACAGGGTTAAGGATAAATATTactttcaagatattcCCGAGGTGTTAGATTTGTTACAAGACTTGAATGAATCTCGTATAGCTTTCCTCAATGATATTTGGAGATCGGCTAAGGACTTCGAAGTAGCAGCCGGTCAGAGAGTTTATGAACGTCTGAAGACCGCAGATACGGTGGTTTCACaaaatcttccttctctgAGTACCGCAATCTTCATCAAACACAACTTGAAGCAATGGAAGGAGCCCAATGATTTTCGTTTCGAACCCTCGCCAGTATGGCATGACGATGAGAAATTCGTTGTTCCGACAGAGACTGAGCTAACCGACCTGAAGATTAAATTAGCAAAGGCCGAGAAAGCGTATGGTGAATTGCAAGACTTAACCCAGTCTGAAATGTCCAAACTGTCTACTCTGAAccagagaaagaaggaaaTAAAGGCCAATGAAGATAAAATTGATTCGCAAGCATTTTACGAAACTCTCAAAAATTATCTCTCAGTAGTAACTCCATTCACATCCCACGAGACATTGAAATTACAGGCAGAGGTACAGATAGAGAGCATACAGAACAATGTTCCCGAAAAATTTGATCTCTCCACAAATGATATCGATCTGTcaaagctcaagaagaaatcggGTCTGTTCAACAAATTGAAGCATAACTTACTCCCAGAACCGGTATCCAAACCTAACCACAGGTTCGGATTGTTTGGTAATAATTCTGAAAAGAGAAACTCAGCCGTTCAAAGCTTTGACACTGACGCGGCTTCCGTTTCGTCGAGTGCCTCCCTATCGACAAGTCACACTAATCATACGACACtcaacaagaacaaggTTCTCTACACATACTCCAAGCAGGACTCGGACGAAATTTCGATAAGTGTTGGAGACTCAATATCATTAGAGGCACCCGACACTGGGTCTGGATGGACCAGAATAAAAAATGAGACGACGGGAGAAATCGGGCTTGTTCCCACAACATATATCGTAATCAAGGAAGCAGGCACCCTTAATAAGAGTAAAGAGGCTCCCAAAGTGCCGCCACCCAGGCGCACCACTCTGCCTACCAGAACCATGGAGGCACAATACGACTACGCGGCACAGGGCGACGACGAGTTATCCATCAACGTCTCTGATGTTATAAAAGTTATCAAAGGCGACGACGGAAGCGGCTGGACCTACGGAGAACTGAACGGCAGGAAAGGACTCTTCCCAACGAGCTACTGTAAATGA
- the CIM1 gene encoding mitochondrial HMG-box protein CIM1 (ancestral locus Anc_2.161) — MRASYVLGAQLSKIFYGSKGSFKRQLNNLPTTAFQYYYWSKLKELCKYSEGFVDSDLLSCGQQSNTFRRYIRKEWDLLSASKKRLYYAFFFHFTKIDYKALKKYELARILEIPTPAISEYMLFRNKFKHKYDTICFQERKERLKKRSIMAGHAISISIRNSHEKESRLNLTKRFQKMCRECRLVWNKKISNEQKDEIRTKWELEKQQFDLQLARELEALSFNLNRLLKMNVDARAKTLQINRHKTSTMATNVIIPYGFHKKK, encoded by the coding sequence ATGCGTGCATCCTATGTCCTCGGAGCACAACTTTCCAAAATCTTTTATGGATCAAAgggatctttcaagaggCAACTGAACAATTTGCCCACTACTGCATTCCAGTATTATTACTGGTCCAAACTGAAGGAACTGTGCAAGTATTCCGAAGGTTTTGTGGATAGCGATCTTCTTAGCTGCGGGCAGCAAAGCAATACCTTCAGAAGATACATTAGGAAAGAATGGGATCTCTTGTCTGCAAGTAAGAAAAGGCTCTACTatgctttcttctttcacTTCACGAAGATTGACTACAAGGCCCTGAAGAAATACGAACTTGCTAGAATTTTGGAGATTCCGACTCCAGCAATAAGCGAATACATGTTGTTTAGGAATAAGTTTAAACACAAGTATGATACCATCTGCTTCCAGgagagaaaagagagattgaagaagaggagtATCATGGCAGGGCATGCAATCTCCATTTCAATTCGAAATAGTCATGAAAAGGAAAGCCGTCTGAATCTGACCAAAAGattccagaagatgtgcAGGGAGTGTCGCCTTGTTTGGAACAAGAAGATAAGTAACGAgcagaaagatgaaatcaGAACAAAATGGGAACTCGAGAAGCAGCAGTTTGACCTGCAACTAGCGAGAGAGTTAGAAGCGCTCTCGTTCAATTTGAACAGactgttgaagatgaatGTTGATGCTCGAGCCAAAACACTTCAAATTAACCGACATAAGACTTCAACAATGGCTACAAATGTGATAATACCCTACGGATTCCACAAGAAAAAATGA
- the AZF1 gene encoding Azf1p (ancestral locus Anc_2.162) — protein MNGDTEKDKNLVVGSSGSEDPHSMVGGANGGGQRAGGEAGKQARQDSISMFTNFGQPRFSTDASISSFLNISERPSISGPNDLSQIGRGFSIVNNLWSNQPAVPPSAQQQQPQQQFNTIRRQSETLEPFMPPRFRNPTFSSKSGAPQQQQSQQNSQQQQQQQYRQQQPSSNRNSIYFGPNEPPDLEFFHPANLSSAQQGKRESSVNPMKPPMLVPLSGGTSTPPLKYNNPPASASQSAAGTQQPQDFDTLFASNNAGSLLGSRNNSLKFNPEDFDFQFKRRDSSVRATLDNQRYNVGNQSPGTMSNNEVVVEGTSPNEPEVKRQKRSSKEHLSDLITNPTHDALSKLPNSILDPTDATTLEDSKPLLGVTKVDQLMLMIQARKKGVTEKVPTTADGRLLIDENSNILPPSNQLVGGVEKPKGSHGVKQHECPYCHRFFTQSTHLEVHVRSHIGYKPFQCEYCGKRFTQGGNLRTHQRLHTGEKPYECELCGKRFSRKGNLAAHIVTHQKLKPFICKLDGCNKTFTQLGNMKAHQNRFHLNTLNELTQKLAEMDPNENMAPKERELLDYFASLYKNSNKGIKGRGKGSTRVTQTDLRQQQQVPPHTMAIPSKSQFENPLAAREIGSMKTQQLPQQQASQQQNSPQLELKNDAVINYGYPTIPQANQTNSDPKTAALPLTNPSSASSVTNTGFTFSLDQPDKLDDSADDSRNTSKGQVQFKNVNYKG, from the coding sequence ATGAACGGAGACACTGAGAAGGATAAAAATCTGGTTGTTGGTAGTAGTGGGAGTGAGGATCCACACTCGATGGTCGGCGGAGCGAATGGAGGCGGACAGCGAGCAGGCGGAGAGGCTGGAAAGCAGGCGAGACAGGATTCGATTTCTATGTTTACGAATTTTGGGCAGCCGAGGTTTTCGACGGATGCTTCCATCTCGTCTTTTCTGAATATTTCGGAGCGTCCTTCGATAAGCGGGCCGAACGATTTGTCGCAGATTGGGAGAGGGTTTTCCATCGTTAACAACTTGTGGTCGAACCAGCCGGCGGTTCCTCCGTCGgcccagcagcagcaaccacagcagcagTTTAATACCATCCGTAGACAGAGCGAGACGCTGGAGCCGTTCATGCCACCTCGGTTCAGGAATCCAACTTTCTCGTCCAAGAGCGGGGCTcctcagcagcaacagtCACAGCAGAACTctcaacaacaacagcagcagcaatatAGGCAGCAACAGCCTTCGTCGAATCGCAACTCCATCTACTTTGGTCCGAACGAGCCTCCTGACCTGGAGTTTTTCCACCCTGCTAATCTATCCTCGGCGCAGCAGGGCAAGAGAGAGTCTTCTGTGAACCCAATGAAACCACCTATGTTGGTGCCGCTGTCTGGCGGCACGTCAACACCCCCCTTGAAGTATAATAATCCACCTGCCAGTGCATCTCAGTCAGCGGCAGGTACGCAGCAACCGCAGGATTTCGATACTTTGTTTGCAAGTAACAATGCGGGGTCGCTTCTGGGCTCGAGAAACAACTCATTGAAGTTTAATCCGGAGGATTTCGATTTCCAGTTCAAGAGGCGCGATTCGTCGGTCAGGGCCACCTTGGATAATCAAAGGTATAATGTTGGAAACCAGAGTCCGGGAACGATGTCAAACAACGAAGTAGTAGTGGAAGGTACTTCGCCCAATGAACCTGAGGTCAAGAGACAAAAAAGGTCCAGCAAAGAACACTTAAGCGATTTAATAACTAATCCAACACATGACGCGCTTTCCAAGTTACCAAACTCCATACTCGATCCTACTGATGCCACGACGTTGGAAGACTCCAAGCCACTATTGGGTGTCACTAAAGTGGATCAGCTGATGCTAATGATTCaggcaagaaagaaaggAGTCACCGAGAAAGTGCCCACAACAGCAGACGGGAGGTTGCTGATCGACGAAAACTCAAATATTTTACCGCCGTCGAACCAGTTGGTAGGCGGCGTCGAAAAACCAAAAGGTTCTCATGGTGTTAAACAACACGAATGTCCCTACTGTCATCGTTTTTTCACACAGTCTACACATTTAGAGGTCCATGTTCGGTCGCATATTGGTTATAAACCCTTCCAATGCGAATATTGTGGAAAGAGGTTCACCCAGGGTGGTAATTTACGCACGCATCAAAGGCTACACACAGGTGAAAAACCCTACGAATGCGAACTCTGCGGCAAGAGGTTCTCGAGAAAGGGTAATTTGGCGGCGCATATCGTCACGCATCAAAAGTTGAAGCCGTTTATTTGTAAGTTAGATGGTTGCAATAAGACCTTCACTCAATTGGGTAACATGAAGGCCCACCAGAATCGTTTCCACTTGAACACTCTGAACGAGTTAACTCAGAAACTGGCTGAAATGGATCCCAACGAAAACATGGCTCCAAAGGAGAGGGAACTACTCGATTATTTTGCCTCATTGTACAAGAATTCCAACAAAGGTATCAAGGGCAGAGGCAAAGGAAGTACCAGAGTCACTCAAACCGATTTACGGCAACAACAGCAAGTACCGCCCCATACCATGGCCATTCCAAGCAAAAGCCAATTCGAAAACCCTTTAGCGGCCAGGGAGATAGGCTCGATGAAAACTCAGCAACTACCTCAACAGCAAGCAtcgcagcagcagaactcACCACAACTGGAACTGAAGAATGACGCGGTAATAAATTACGGGTACCCTACCATACCCCAAGCTAATCAAACAAACTCCGATCCTAAAACGGCAGCATTACCTCTCACAAACCCATCATCTGCATCTTCCGTGACAAACACAGGATTTACTTTCTCGCTGGATCAACCGGATAAGCTGGACGACTCCGCTGATGATTCTCGAAATACTTCGAAGGGACAGGTTCAATTCAAGAACGTTAATTATAAGGGATAG
- the CYB5 gene encoding Cyb5p (ancestral locus Anc_2.166) produces MSNVYTYQQIAEHNSAEDIWIVVDGKVYDVTKFLDEHPGGDEIILDLAGQDASDPFRDIGHSEEALKVLNGLCVGRVDINSKPVEVDTPETSAQGSHTTGGEGSGKLVIACAIVFFVVAYYFANNL; encoded by the coding sequence ATGTCCAACGTCTACACCTACCAACAAATCGCCGAACACAACTCTGCCGAAGATATCTGGATTGTCGTCGATGGCAAGGTCTACGATGTCACCAAATTTTTGGACGAGCATCCAGGTGGTGACGAGATCATTCTCGATCTAGCCGGACAGGATGCTAGCGATCCGTTCAGAGACATTGGCCATTCCGAAGAGGCTTTGAAAGTTTTGAACGGTTTGTGTGTCGGCAGAGTCGACATCAACAGCAAGCCAGTCGAAGTTGATACTCCAGAGACGTCTGCTCAGGGCAGCCACACTACTGGAGGCGAAGGAAGTGGTAAACTGGTCATTGCATGTGCCATCGTGTTCTTTGTCGTCGCTTACTACTTTGCCAACAACTTGTGA